The genomic region CATCTTCAGCGGATCCGGTGTGCGCAGTTCGTAGGCATAACCGAAATACAGGTAGCGCATGGCCTGCGGAATGTCGAATAGCGCCTTTTTCGCACAGGTCCCGGCCCCTTCCGGTACTCTCCAGAAACTGTTGTAGCCCGAGGGGCCGGCGCTGTTCCATCCGACGCCCTGGCAGGGCGGCGGAGCATACGTCCAGCCACCGCCTTCCCACAGCTCGTCCCACCAGCCGCCTCCGGTCAATTCGTTCACCGGTCGCGGCAACGCCAGTTCGTGACCGATCCCGGCAATCCTGATCTGCAATTTGTGCGTATCGCCTGACGAATGGGTGACTTGCACATCCCGCCAATCCGACGGAATCCGCGCCATGCCGCCCTGACGCGGATCGGTATGGTTGGCCAGAATCGGCGCATTGGCCGCGAACGGAATGCGCGCGATCAGACTGAACAGACTGATCGGTTCACAAGCCTGCGGGATCTGGCGACAGAACCCCTCGGACGGCGTCTGGTTCTTGAACTGATTTCGTTGCGGGTTGGCAAAGTCCGGTTCGAAAGTGGCGTCAATGTCATGCACTTCAGCCGATGCCGCACCGGCCACCAGCGTCAGCACCAGACTGCTCCACGCGCTGCGCTTTGTCAGGCGAAGACACCTTGTGAACACATTACCCATGGTCGTTCTCCATAATGACCTCGGAACATCCGAAGCTTCCCTGTCAACACGGCACAATCGCCAATTCACCTAACTCACTTCCGAATCCCAGATCACCGTGACATTGCCCGAATAGCTGCGGGCATACCCGTCCTTGAGCATTTCATCCACCGCATCACGGGCCACCTCGAAATGCAGCGTGCCAACCTTGCGATCGAGATAGAAACCCGGCTGAAACAACTCGGTACCACTGCCATCGCGCCACAACCGACGGCGCTTGACCGGCTGCCCGGCGCTGTCAGTCAGGCCGTTGGGCAACGTGACGCTGACTTCCAGCGGGACACCATGGCCAGCGGTCGATTCCCATAGCGCGCAGTTGTTGCCCATGACGTACTCGCATTCAATGTTCATCCTGAAACGGCTCGACGCCGAGATATTGAACGTCTGATCGCGCATCAGCCGGGTCGGCTTGCGCCCCTGGTTCAGCCAGGATTGCCAGCCCCCGAGCGGCTCCAGCACCACGCGGTTGCCGCCGGGAGGAATATCGACCTTCATGGTGTGCGTGACCTTCAGATTGAAGTTGAGGGTCAGAATCGAGTCGGACGGGATCATCACATCGCCCATGTCGAAATCCATGTTCGGGCCGACGGTGTAGGTGATGGAACCGGTGTAGTCGCCTGCATCCATCTTCAGCGGATCCGGTGTGCGCAGTTCGTAGGCGTAGACGAAATACAGGTAGCGCATGGACAGCGGAATATCGAACTTTGCCTGCTTGCTACAGGCCCCCGCGCCCGTTGGCACTTTCCAGAAACTGTTGTAACCCACTTCTCCCGCGGAAAAAGTGCCGACACCCTGGCACGGCGCCGGGGCGTGCATCCACCCACCGCCCTCCCACAGGTCGTCCCACCCGCCACCGCCGGTCAACTCGGCCACCCGGTCCGGCAATTGCGTTTCATGACCGACACCGGCAATCCTCAACTGCACGACCTGCGTATCACCGGAAGAGTGAGTGACGGTGATGTTCTGCCAATTGGAGGGGACTTTGGCCATGCCGCCTAGGCGAGGATCACTGTGATTGGCCTGAATGGGCGCGCTGGCCTCAAAGGAAATTCGTGCAATCAGGCTGAACAGTCCGAAAGGTTCACAAGCCCAGGGCGCTTGCCGGCAAAAACCCTCGGACTGTGTCTGATTCTTGAACTGATTCTTTTGCGGATTGGCAAAGTCAGGCTCGAAGGTCGCGTCAATGTTGTGCACTTCGGCCGCTGCCGCGACGCTGAACAACGTCAGCAAACCAATCCATGGCCGGATGCCCGGGGCGCTAAAAAAACTCAAGGGCGTTCTCCAAAAATATACCGATACCAGCGCTACACGCGCCGACTCACTCGCCCGGCGCTCGGGCGCTGAACAGCAGCAGCACGTTGCCGGCGTAATCTCCGGCGCGGTAGCCGCCCTCCGGTCTGATCGGGTCGATTTGCAACAACACCCGACTGCCCGCGGCGGCTTCGGCCTGCGACACCACCTGACGCGGCGCCATCTCAGCGCTCAACTCCACCTCGTTGAAGGTCACGCGCAGTCTGATATCGTCCGCCGGCCGACCGTTCGAAAGGTAGGGCGCGGACTCCAGGCGCGCCTCAATCGCACCGGTGTCGTGGCGCACGTCAAAGTATTTGCGCACACTGCTCAGGCTTGAGGTCGGGTGGTTCCAGTGCAGCTGCTGCGGCCGGTGAATCCAGTCCGGCTCCGCCGGAATGATGTAGAACGCTCGACTGGGGACGTTCAGTGTCACTTCGAAGGTGTGTTCTTCCCGAGCCGCCCAGGCCGCGTCGCTGGTCAAAGCCGCCGCGGCAATCAGCGCGACGACGGTGCATTGCTTGATCATGTTGGTTACCCGTAGCGTTCAATGAAAAGCAGACCTAGCGGCTGCTGACCGTCAGGTTCTTCTTCTCGCTGCCCTCGATCAGAAAGAAGCGGTACGCACGGCCCTTCTCCTTATCGAAAGCGAAGGTTTTGCCCGCCAGCACATGGTGTTTGGTGGTCGCGCCGCAGTCGGTTTCGTTACTCAGCGAACAGCTTTTGAACTCGTCGACGATCACCACGGTATTGCCGTCATTGCGCAGTTCGTAGCGACTGGCGGTTTCATTGATTGCCGTGGCGAAGCGTGCTTCCTTGGGGCGGACAAAGAACACCGTGCCAAACCCGGTCATCACGTTGACCCCGGCCGTCAGTGCCTTTTTGTAGTCTTCACGCTCTTCCTGGCTGACTGCGAACTCGTCTTCTTTTTCCGGCACCACCGGCACGAACCGCACACGGAAGTAACGCTCGCGATCGCGTGCGCCCATGTACAGCAAACGGGTGCCCTGCATTCCCTGAGCCGGCACGATCAGCCGCGCCGGACTGGCCATCAAGCCGTTGCGCGAGGCGCCGTCGGCAGCGTTCTGAACCGGGATTTCCGTCGGTATGCCGTCGGCACCGTAGACAATTTCCAGCACGTTGACCTTGACGAACGCAGTGGCGTCACCGCTGTTGAACACCCGTTTCAGGTAGGTACTTTTGTCGGCATCCAGATAGTCGTACACCGTACCGACATTGATCTGCGGCCCGGCCTGCGCCGTCAGGCAAAACACGCTGAGCACGCCCAGCAAAAAACCACGGTTCATCGTCTTCAACTCCATGAAAAAAGGAAAAAGGCCCCGGCCGGCACGTTCACACGTCCGAGTCCCAGATAACGGTGATATTGCCGCTGAGCGTGTCGGTGAAACCCGGCCGCAAAAGAAAGTCGATGGCATCCCTGGGCATCTCGAAACGCAATGAGCCGGCCTTGCGGTCCACATAAAAACCCGGTTGAAAAGGACCGACCCACGTGTTGTAAAGCAGTTTGAGCTGACTCACCGTGCGCCCCATGGGCCCATCGATGCCGGCGGGCAGCGTGAGATAGGTTTCCACCTCGGTGACATTGCCTCTGGGGCTGCGCAATTTGCAGCGCGTACCGCCCGTGGAGTCGCACAGGATCATGACCTTGAAGCGCGACGAGGCGGAGATGTAGAACAGTTGATCGCGAAAGATGCGTGTCGGCGGGCGGCCATTGTCGACCCAGCGCATCCAGCCGCCCTCGGGTTCGAGTAGCACTTTGTTGCCGCCCGGCGGCAGATCGACCTTGAGGGTGTGCTGCACGTCGAGCACGAAATCCAGATTCAGGCTGCCATCGTCCGGCGCCATCAACGGCCCCAGATCGAAATCGCCGCCGTTGCCGATGGAATACGCCAGCGAACCGGTGTAAAGACCCGATGACATGCCTAACGGATTGGGCGTGCGCAACTCGTAGGCGAAATCCAGATTGTTGAAGTACATCGATGGAATGGTGAACGCGGCAATCTTGGTGCAGGCCGTTTCCACCGGCGTTTTCCAGAAAAACCGGTAGTAATTGGGCGTAAAGAAACCGACACCGCTATAGATACAGGGGGCAGGAGCATAGACCCAGCTGCTGCCGGTCCAGAGTTTCTGATGGCCTTCAAGCGGGTCGCTCACGCCCACCAGATTGGCCGCGGTGTCGCTCAACACAAATGTCGAACCGATGCCGATGATGCGGATTTCGACGGTTTCGCTTTCCTGCGTCTCGGCATTGGTCACCGTCAGTTGCCGCCAATTGGCCGGTGCCTTGACCGTCACAGCGTCACCGGGCTG from Pseudomonas tensinigenes harbors:
- a CDS encoding fimbrial assembly protein, translating into MIKQCTVVALIAAAALTSDAAWAAREEHTFEVTLNVPSRAFYIIPAEPDWIHRPQQLHWNHPTSSLSSVRKYFDVRHDTGAIEARLESAPYLSNGRPADDIRLRVTFNEVELSAEMAPRQVVSQAEAAAGSRVLLQIDPIRPEGGYRAGDYAGNVLLLFSARAPGE
- a CDS encoding molecular chaperone produces the protein MNRGFLLGVLSVFCLTAQAGPQINVGTVYDYLDADKSTYLKRVFNSGDATAFVKVNVLEIVYGADGIPTEIPVQNAADGASRNGLMASPARLIVPAQGMQGTRLLYMGARDRERYFRVRFVPVVPEKEDEFAVSQEEREDYKKALTAGVNVMTGFGTVFFVRPKEARFATAINETASRYELRNDGNTVVIVDEFKSCSLSNETDCGATTKHHVLAGKTFAFDKEKGRAYRFFLIEGSEKKNLTVSSR